A part of Melittangium boletus DSM 14713 genomic DNA contains:
- a CDS encoding DUF6068 family protein, whose translation MRMRPPSPARALLGAALLLLPGCMTSKSSGPSASESSSAQATTAPENGWRNARVGDTVTYAFSAHQGSMERGGTPRELKGRVTLAVVAVQRPWVWLQLSFRDEAGQALPQTRLAQDVVLPVRADETHPIEVSPLGEPSAERATVAQRTWEGLRYVKDDRPVDGNLVSRLYTKEPGPLYLTRGLLQAATESAGFRVPGGLTLDLVEFKAGEGSASGAVPSLERPLGPGTWYDRRVDLEPMPTLQRVCFGAERGYLLRTERPIDTQAAPCTDLAEAEAEPLEEVLMGLAWEALTAGDWPPPSVASGTPGTFSVEGHEVPTIGVQRTMSEEGTQRVYSETVAADPWSPQLSGLAREARFQALAEGTERVGPGGKREPEGGVRLVRWGTWLEGAK comes from the coding sequence ATGCGAATGCGCCCTCCGTCCCCTGCTCGCGCGCTGCTCGGCGCGGCCCTGCTGCTCCTGCCCGGCTGTATGACCTCGAAGTCCAGCGGCCCCTCCGCCTCCGAATCCTCGTCCGCCCAGGCCACGACGGCCCCGGAGAACGGCTGGCGGAACGCGCGGGTGGGCGACACCGTCACCTACGCCTTCTCCGCGCACCAGGGCAGCATGGAGCGGGGTGGGACGCCCCGCGAGCTCAAGGGACGGGTGACGCTGGCGGTGGTGGCCGTGCAGCGGCCCTGGGTGTGGCTCCAGCTCTCCTTCCGGGACGAGGCCGGCCAGGCCCTGCCCCAGACGCGGCTCGCCCAGGACGTGGTGCTGCCCGTGCGCGCGGACGAGACGCACCCCATCGAGGTGTCCCCGCTCGGAGAGCCCTCCGCCGAGCGCGCCACGGTCGCCCAGCGCACCTGGGAGGGGCTGCGCTACGTGAAGGATGACCGCCCGGTGGACGGCAACCTCGTCAGCCGCCTGTACACGAAGGAGCCGGGACCGCTCTACCTCACCCGGGGCCTGCTCCAGGCCGCCACCGAGTCCGCGGGCTTCCGCGTGCCGGGAGGACTCACGCTGGACCTGGTCGAGTTCAAGGCGGGAGAGGGCTCGGCGAGCGGCGCCGTGCCCTCGCTGGAGCGGCCACTGGGCCCGGGCACCTGGTACGACCGGCGCGTGGACCTGGAGCCCATGCCCACGCTGCAGCGCGTGTGCTTCGGCGCCGAGCGCGGCTACCTGCTGCGCACCGAGCGCCCCATCGACACCCAGGCGGCTCCGTGCACGGACCTCGCGGAGGCCGAGGCCGAGCCGCTCGAGGAGGTGCTGATGGGCCTGGCGTGGGAAGCGCTGACCGCGGGCGACTGGCCGCCGCCGTCCGTGGCGTCCGGCACACCGGGCACGTTCAGCGTGGAGGGCCATGAAGTGCCCACGATCGGCGTGCAGCGCACGATGAGCGAGGAAGGCACCCAGCGCGTCTATTCGGAGACGGTCGCCGCGGACCCCTGGAGCCCCCAACTGTCGGGCCTCGCCCGCGAGGCGCGCTTCCAGGCGCTCGCCGAGGGCACCGAGCGCGTGGGCCCGGGCGGCAAGCGCGAGCCCGAAGGCGGCGTGCGGCTCGTGCGCTGGGGCACGTGGCTCGAGGGCGCGAAGTAA
- a CDS encoding rhomboid family intramembrane serine protease, whose amino-acid sequence MIPLSDDNPTLRTPIITYLLLGAIGATWVWLQGAGLNEVALAASVCNLGLVPGELTGLAPVGLGVPIGVGLACVVDREAINLLTPLTSMFLHGSWGHILGNCLFFWVFGNNVEDSMGRLRFLVFYLVCGLAAALAQVVVDPTSPVPMVGASGAISGIMGAYLVLYPRVRVNMLFFFFLVPLPAWLVLLWWFGVQVITGLPQLNSLEAEGGSGVAVWAHVGGFVAGLVLVKLFENHELTLRRSGWRHRLHPHHP is encoded by the coding sequence ATGATTCCCCTCAGTGACGACAACCCCACGCTGCGCACGCCCATCATCACCTACCTGCTGCTCGGAGCCATCGGGGCCACCTGGGTGTGGCTCCAGGGGGCGGGGCTGAACGAGGTGGCCCTGGCGGCCAGTGTGTGCAACCTGGGGCTCGTGCCCGGAGAGCTGACCGGACTGGCCCCCGTGGGGTTGGGCGTGCCCATTGGCGTGGGGCTGGCCTGCGTGGTGGACCGCGAGGCCATCAACCTCCTCACCCCCCTCACCTCCATGTTCCTGCATGGCAGTTGGGGCCACATCCTGGGCAACTGCCTCTTCTTCTGGGTGTTCGGCAACAACGTGGAGGACAGCATGGGGCGGCTGCGCTTCCTCGTCTTCTACCTCGTGTGCGGCCTGGCGGCGGCCCTGGCCCAGGTGGTGGTGGATCCCACCTCGCCCGTACCCATGGTGGGAGCCTCGGGCGCCATCTCCGGCATCATGGGCGCCTACCTGGTGCTCTACCCGCGCGTCCGGGTCAACATGCTCTTCTTCTTCTTCCTGGTCCCTCTGCCCGCGTGGTTGGTGCTCCTCTGGTGGTTCGGCGTCCAGGTCATCACCGGCCTGCCCCAGCTCAACTCGCTCGAGGCCGAGGGCGGCAGCGGTGTGGCGGTGTGGGCCCACGTGGGAGGCTTCGTCGCGGGACTCGTCCTGGTGAAACTCTTCGAGAACCATGAGCTCACCCTGCGGCGCTCGGGGTGGAGGCATCGGTTGCACCCCCACCATCCGTGA
- a CDS encoding YkgJ family cysteine cluster protein: MKDGPIRRGIKRIALLRYTIDLVLTRLLLKARGEPRYRLKGSCTGCGRCCESPVIAVSRPVFSLRSLRWLTLTWHRLVNGFEHTGEDRRHKLLVFRCTHYDPATKQCDSYDSRPGMCRDYPRNLVYEALPEFLPECGFSAVYKKGEALRQALQRSNLSPEKYEELVRKLHLRE, from the coding sequence ATGAAGGACGGGCCCATCCGCCGGGGCATCAAGCGCATCGCGCTGCTGCGCTACACCATTGATCTGGTCTTGACCCGCCTGCTGCTCAAGGCCCGGGGCGAGCCGCGCTACCGCCTCAAGGGCTCCTGCACCGGGTGCGGCCGCTGCTGCGAGTCCCCCGTCATCGCCGTGAGCCGGCCCGTCTTCTCCCTGCGCTCGCTGCGCTGGCTCACCCTCACCTGGCACCGGCTCGTCAACGGCTTCGAGCACACGGGAGAGGATCGCCGGCACAAGCTCCTCGTCTTCCGCTGCACGCACTACGACCCGGCGACGAAGCAGTGTGACTCCTACGACAGCCGGCCGGGCATGTGCCGCGACTACCCGCGCAACCTCGTCTACGAGGCCCTGCCGGAATTCCTGCCGGAGTGTGGTTTCTCGGCCGTGTACAAAAAGGGAGAAGCGCTGCGCCAGGCCCTCCAGCGCTCCAACCTGTCGCCCGAGAAATACGAGGAGCTGGTGCGCAAGCTCCACCTGCGCGAGTGA
- the rnz gene encoding ribonuclease Z yields the protein MSILRLTFLGTSAAQPTLHRNLSGLAVKANADLLLFDCGEGSQRQMVRFGTGFTVDAVFFTHFHADHYLGIIGFLRTLGMMGRDTPVQLYGPPTARRLLNQAVHLGVESLSFPVEIHELRDGDIVKRRGYSVQAVAVDHRINALGYVLQEEERPGKFNLETVKALGVPSGPLYGQLQRGEPVELPDGRVVRPEEVVGEPRPGRRLVISGDTRPCASLVRAAKDADLLIHESTFSDDEQARALETRHSTAREAAQVAREAGARRLILTHLSSRHDTEPARLLAQAREEYKGPVEVAFDGLTVDLPLRD from the coding sequence ATGTCCATCCTCAGGCTCACCTTCCTCGGCACCTCGGCCGCGCAGCCGACGTTGCACCGCAATCTCTCCGGACTCGCGGTGAAGGCCAACGCGGACCTGCTCCTCTTCGACTGCGGCGAGGGCAGCCAGCGGCAGATGGTGCGCTTTGGCACCGGCTTCACCGTGGACGCCGTCTTCTTCACCCACTTCCACGCCGATCACTACCTGGGAATCATCGGCTTCCTGCGCACGCTCGGGATGATGGGGCGGGACACGCCCGTGCAGCTCTACGGCCCGCCCACGGCGCGCCGGCTGCTGAACCAGGCGGTGCACCTGGGCGTGGAGTCCCTGTCCTTCCCGGTGGAGATCCACGAGCTGCGCGACGGAGACATCGTGAAGCGGCGCGGCTACTCGGTGCAGGCCGTGGCGGTGGATCACCGCATCAACGCGCTCGGCTACGTGCTTCAGGAGGAGGAGCGTCCGGGGAAGTTCAACCTGGAGACGGTGAAGGCGCTCGGCGTCCCCTCGGGGCCGCTCTACGGCCAGCTGCAGCGGGGCGAGCCCGTGGAGCTGCCCGACGGCCGCGTCGTGCGCCCGGAGGAGGTGGTGGGCGAGCCGCGTCCCGGACGGCGGCTGGTCATCTCCGGTGACACCCGCCCCTGCGCCTCACTGGTGCGCGCCGCGAAGGACGCGGATCTGCTCATCCACGAGTCCACCTTCTCGGATGACGAGCAGGCGCGCGCCCTGGAGACGCGGCACTCGACGGCGCGCGAGGCGGCCCAGGTGGCGCGCGAGGCCGGTGCGCGGCGGCTCATCCTCACCCATCTGTCCAGCCGTCACGACACGGAGCCCGCGCGGCTGCTCGCCCAGGCCCGCGAGGAGTACAAGGGGCCCGTCGAGGTGGCCTTCGACGGGCTCACCGTGGACCTGCCCCTGCGGGACTGA
- a CDS encoding DUF2293 domain-containing protein yields the protein MSDSLTVSPTSDPRRVRAADGSILSVPAGWALLPPGDAGLTRRVKAAGPSWTVVEKKGRKVFSKGVWAPEAHITAAQAALESERATPAYAKRREADVRRREREQAEYEVDFANAVLNFLRFAPSFQPHAKLLAVAVAAHATPVGSGTVARTERIPIERRAEAAVIAWMRHQTTAYDNLSIARVKGARREVRRELAEVSRAVLDLHRREGSHAVAACPLCSALARLGQGQKGF from the coding sequence ATGAGCGACTCCCTCACCGTGTCCCCCACGAGCGACCCGCGCCGAGTGCGCGCGGCCGATGGTTCCATCCTCTCCGTGCCCGCGGGCTGGGCGCTGCTGCCCCCGGGTGACGCGGGGCTCACGCGCCGGGTGAAGGCCGCTGGACCGAGCTGGACGGTGGTGGAGAAGAAGGGCCGCAAGGTGTTCTCCAAGGGAGTGTGGGCGCCCGAGGCCCACATCACCGCCGCCCAGGCGGCCCTGGAGTCCGAGCGCGCCACGCCCGCCTATGCCAAGCGCCGCGAGGCGGACGTGCGCCGCCGGGAGCGCGAGCAGGCCGAGTACGAGGTGGACTTCGCCAACGCGGTGCTGAACTTCCTGCGCTTCGCGCCGTCCTTCCAGCCCCACGCGAAGCTGCTGGCGGTGGCGGTGGCGGCGCATGCGACGCCGGTGGGGAGTGGCACGGTGGCTCGCACCGAGCGCATTCCCATCGAGCGCCGGGCCGAGGCGGCCGTCATCGCGTGGATGCGGCACCAGACGACGGCCTACGACAACCTCAGCATCGCCCGGGTGAAGGGGGCGCGCCGGGAGGTGCGGCGAGAGCTCGCGGAGGTGTCGCGCGCGGTGCTGGACCTGCATCGCCGCGAGGGCAGTCATGCCGTGGCGGCCTGCCCCCTGTGCTCTGCCCTGGCTCGCCTGGGCCAGGGGCAGAAGGGGTTCTGA
- a CDS encoding DUF6714 family protein translates to MSRKNKLRELIEAAFADTPKPGNDRIGHDPNDWESTELARAFKGRHWKELTPEELQYNSSSFLSPEGFHYYFPAYLLAALEDHGNLLPHTVFGLILPGDATSEERRLRAWHLERFERFSADQKHAIREFLEYARDEASHYFSQGQAPSLALERYWVRY, encoded by the coding sequence ATGTCCCGGAAAAACAAACTTCGCGAACTCATTGAAGCCGCATTCGCCGATACTCCCAAGCCCGGGAATGACCGGATTGGGCACGACCCGAATGACTGGGAAAGCACTGAACTGGCTCGCGCGTTCAAGGGTCGGCATTGGAAGGAACTGACTCCAGAGGAGCTTCAGTACAACAGCAGCTCGTTCCTCAGCCCGGAAGGCTTTCACTACTATTTCCCCGCCTACCTGCTGGCCGCGCTGGAGGACCACGGCAACCTGTTGCCTCACACCGTGTTCGGACTGATCCTTCCAGGGGACGCGACCTCCGAGGAACGACGGCTTCGCGCATGGCATCTTGAGCGATTCGAAAGGTTCTCCGCCGACCAGAAGCATGCCATCCGCGAGTTCCTCGAGTACGCCCGGGATGAGGCCTCGCATTACTTCTCTCAAGGGCAAGCCCCTTCCCTTGCTCTCGAACGCTATTGGGTGCGGTACTGA
- a CDS encoding serine hydrolase domain-containing protein, protein MSLHGGRSALAVLALVLPLAVGAEEWPDTEWPRSEAQAPAEALRAFEAYTFPPRNDEKPTGVRTDAVVVILDGHLVYERYTGENRVETPHLTWSVSKSVMAAVLGVAFKEGRFQLDDTVAQHHPPFAAHPDIRMRHLLPWASGLAWSEGYEASPLKSSVITMLYTRGRDDMAAYTASLPAVAPPGTRHVYSSGESNVLSASLKSMLGDAYADYPWKALFEPLGITSAVWERDTSGTYVGSSYAYMTARDLARVGLLMQRGGRWKDEQLLPPEWVRMNLTPFEHYVPDPRATVAEAIPGGHWWLNRAFKGAPRPWKDAPEDAFAALGHWGQCLFVIPSEKLVIVRYGDDRDKSFRQNEFLARARAAFVAGKGAP, encoded by the coding sequence ATGTCCTTGCATGGTGGGCGAAGCGCCCTCGCCGTCCTCGCCCTGGTGCTGCCGCTGGCGGTGGGCGCCGAGGAGTGGCCCGACACCGAGTGGCCCCGGAGTGAAGCCCAGGCTCCCGCCGAGGCCCTGCGCGCCTTCGAGGCCTATACCTTCCCACCCCGGAACGACGAGAAGCCCACCGGGGTGCGGACGGACGCGGTCGTGGTGATCCTGGATGGCCATCTGGTCTACGAGCGCTACACGGGCGAAAACCGCGTGGAGACGCCGCACCTCACCTGGTCGGTCAGCAAGAGCGTGATGGCCGCCGTGCTCGGAGTGGCTTTCAAGGAGGGCCGCTTCCAGTTGGATGACACGGTGGCCCAGCACCATCCGCCCTTCGCCGCGCACCCGGACATCCGCATGCGGCACCTGCTGCCGTGGGCCTCGGGCCTGGCGTGGAGCGAGGGCTACGAGGCCTCGCCACTCAAGTCCTCGGTCATCACCATGCTCTACACGCGAGGCCGGGACGACATGGCCGCGTACACCGCCTCGCTCCCGGCGGTGGCGCCTCCGGGCACGCGCCACGTCTACTCCAGTGGGGAGAGCAACGTGCTGTCGGCCAGCCTCAAGTCCATGCTCGGCGACGCCTACGCGGACTACCCCTGGAAGGCCCTCTTCGAGCCGCTGGGCATCACCAGCGCCGTCTGGGAGCGGGACACGAGTGGGACCTACGTGGGCTCGTCCTATGCCTACATGACGGCGCGCGACCTGGCCCGCGTGGGACTGCTCATGCAGCGCGGGGGCCGGTGGAAGGATGAGCAACTCCTTCCCCCCGAGTGGGTGAGGATGAACCTCACGCCCTTCGAGCATTACGTACCGGACCCGAGGGCCACCGTCGCCGAGGCCATTCCGGGAGGACATTGGTGGCTCAACCGCGCGTTCAAGGGAGCCCCGCGGCCGTGGAAGGACGCGCCCGAGGACGCCTTCGCGGCGCTCGGCCATTGGGGGCAATGCCTGTTCGTGATTCCCTCGGAGAAGCTGGTCATCGTCCGCTACGGGGATGACCGGGACAAGAGCTTCCGCCAGAACGAATTCCTCGCCCGGGCGCGAGCGGCCTTCGTCGCCGGGAAGGGAGCGCCATGA
- a CDS encoding TetR/AcrR family transcriptional regulator, whose translation MARPAAPHARASLISAARAEFVKKGLKGARIEDITAACGLSKGAFYLHAESKEALFAEVLGEFTSELQTLIEQRRGETERFFAEHGPVEARDVVERSARYELLLTVSAESDLRTLELLWSYRDVMHVLIRGSQGTDFDTVMWSFVDREVAHVSQEFQRLQASGALRTDVPAEVIGSLIVGTYVLLAQRMCQTEEKPDLAAWASSIHRLIREGCAPRESFPAESAARGSAPASSSRRAPARALSRTRSTPRSGP comes from the coding sequence ATGGCTCGTCCCGCCGCTCCCCACGCCCGCGCATCCTTGATCTCCGCCGCCCGGGCGGAGTTCGTGAAGAAGGGGCTGAAGGGGGCGCGCATCGAGGACATCACCGCCGCGTGTGGCCTCTCCAAGGGGGCTTTCTATCTGCATGCCGAGTCCAAGGAGGCGCTCTTCGCCGAGGTGCTGGGCGAGTTCACCTCCGAGTTGCAGACGCTCATCGAGCAGCGGCGGGGGGAGACGGAGCGCTTCTTCGCCGAGCACGGTCCCGTGGAGGCGCGGGATGTGGTCGAGCGTTCCGCGCGCTACGAGCTCCTGCTGACGGTGAGCGCCGAGAGCGATCTGCGCACGCTCGAGCTCTTGTGGTCCTACCGCGATGTGATGCACGTGCTCATCCGGGGCAGCCAGGGCACGGACTTCGACACGGTGATGTGGAGCTTCGTGGACCGCGAGGTGGCGCACGTGTCGCAGGAGTTCCAGCGGCTGCAGGCCAGCGGGGCGCTGCGCACGGACGTGCCCGCGGAGGTCATCGGCTCGCTCATCGTCGGCACCTATGTGTTGCTCGCCCAGCGCATGTGCCAGACGGAGGAGAAGCCGGACCTGGCCGCCTGGGCCAGCTCCATCCACCGCCTCATCCGCGAGGGCTGTGCGCCCCGCGAGTCATTTCCGGCCGAGTCCGCCGCGCGCGGCTCCGCGCCGGCGTCTTCTTCCCGCCGGGCTCCGGCCCGAGCGCTTTCCCGTACCCGCAGCACCCCGAGGTCAGGACCGTGA
- a CDS encoding efflux RND transporter periplasmic adaptor subunit, protein MKLSRTPFVAGLAAVGMAATALPLSGCRADAASTQTAQAPTAPGAPVVSLAAPRAVRSAPREEVTGTLFPAQALQVGFEVGGRLEKVRVTKGQVVQAGQVLAQLNPEISDAQLAQAQAAVAAAEVSAAMAADVAERNAKLQQQGNVSDLANRTASTQARQAEAQLLAAKAQLAQAQAGRRRHDLKAPFAGTVIDAPEQVGAIVGPSVPLFTVENLGALLLKTTVAESSRARLKPGTTVRVEVVGSSTFTEEAVIRTVIPSADPATRRIPVDILVPNKDGRFVANTLARVVLPLGEAQEAQALPTSALASAGGDHVLVVASSGEVRRVEVQVLERGVREVVVKAASPLDKVVEYPMPSLTEGTRVSVK, encoded by the coding sequence GTGAAACTCTCCAGGACGCCGTTCGTCGCCGGGCTCGCCGCCGTGGGCATGGCCGCCACCGCGCTTCCCCTGTCCGGCTGCCGCGCGGACGCGGCCTCCACGCAGACGGCCCAGGCCCCCACCGCGCCGGGCGCCCCCGTGGTGTCGCTCGCCGCGCCGCGTGCCGTGCGCAGCGCGCCGCGCGAGGAGGTGACGGGCACGCTCTTTCCCGCTCAGGCGCTCCAGGTGGGCTTCGAGGTGGGAGGCCGGCTGGAGAAGGTGCGCGTGACGAAGGGGCAGGTGGTGCAGGCCGGGCAGGTGCTCGCCCAGCTCAACCCGGAGATCTCCGACGCCCAGCTCGCCCAGGCCCAGGCCGCGGTGGCCGCCGCCGAGGTGAGCGCCGCCATGGCCGCGGACGTGGCCGAGCGCAACGCCAAGCTCCAGCAGCAGGGCAACGTGAGCGACCTGGCCAACCGCACCGCCAGCACCCAGGCACGTCAGGCCGAGGCGCAGCTGCTCGCCGCCAAGGCGCAGCTCGCCCAGGCGCAGGCGGGCCGGCGCCGGCATGATCTCAAGGCGCCCTTCGCGGGCACCGTCATCGACGCGCCCGAGCAGGTGGGCGCCATCGTGGGGCCGAGCGTGCCGCTCTTCACCGTGGAGAACCTGGGCGCGCTCCTGCTCAAGACGACGGTGGCCGAGTCCTCGCGCGCGCGCCTCAAGCCGGGCACGACCGTGCGCGTGGAGGTCGTGGGCAGCAGCACCTTCACGGAGGAAGCCGTCATCCGCACCGTGATTCCCTCCGCGGACCCGGCCACACGCCGCATTCCGGTGGACATCCTCGTGCCCAACAAGGACGGACGCTTCGTGGCCAACACCCTGGCGCGCGTGGTGCTCCCGCTGGGCGAGGCGCAGGAGGCCCAGGCCCTGCCCACCAGCGCGCTGGCCTCGGCCGGCGGAGACCACGTGCTCGTGGTGGCCTCGTCCGGCGAGGTGCGCCGCGTGGAGGTGCAGGTGCTCGAGCGCGGGGTGCGCGAGGTGGTGGTCAAGGCCGCTTCTCCCCTGGACAAGGTCGTCGAATACCCCATGCCCTCGCTCACCGAGGGCACCCGCGTCTCCGTGAAGTAG
- a CDS encoding efflux RND transporter permease subunit has protein sequence MLLSDVSIRRPVFTAMMSLCLIVLGVMGFGRLGTDLFPDVSIPVVVVNTVYKGAGPGEIETQVIKHIEDAAAGISGVDKIHSFSRENMGTVVVQFKLSTNLDRAVQEVRDKVSGVANKLPRDADSPVVSRVDISAVAVLTYAASAQADSRTVRKLIEDKLKPSLAQLEGVADVRINGGDVREIQVDIDLEKARAVGVSATDVGQRIGMENLDLPAGRLQLGSTELTVRSLGQFKTVDELRQLPVAQSRTGAQVRLEEIATVTDGAAERRTTTRLNGNDAVILEVVKQPGSNTVAVSDAVKKAMATIGPSLGHDFQATLIIDQSVPIKENAHEVWIALIFGGAMAVLIILMFLLDPRGTFISSLALPTSVIGTFFVMYLLNYSLNQMTLLALSLAIGLLIDDAVVVREAITHRLEMGEDPVSAASKGTRDVGLAVLATTLALVAVFVPVAFMPGMVGQFLQQFGITISVAVLISLFISFTLDPMLSARLAKQRKPGEHHQENALARSIRGLLDGSERVYARILRSVLNHKWLTMGVTLGIMVVSFGAASRLGVEFMAPEDRSQFLVQLILPDASNLEQTGARVAQAEQVLRGIPEVTDIYSIVGENGDVNKARIRVLTTEKHARTRGIQEIKDEARSRLVPELVATRVMMMDPPIVDGLGGDFYPIIVRVTGPDLAKIHEESERLAQYLRDIPGTADVRVDFNPPKPELAIEIDRARAKDLGLSAAGLAMQMRLAVGGDVSAKLREGVDETDIRVRLSERDRNTPERVGQLLVATPRGMVPVSDVARVELRDGPSVIEHENRQRQIAIYSQLKGAPLGDVANQFRAKVAAQPLPPGYSLIYDGQMKMLSEQNDAFGSAFILAFVFIYMVLASQFESFKHPFTIMVSLPLALVGALLGLYFGGFHVSLGAMIGIILLMGLVTKNAILLVDGALQYLREGATVDEALMKAGPRRLRPILMTSAAMAIGMVPTAIGQGVGSEFRAPMAISVIGGVITSTFLTLLVVPVVFAGMERLGFSRSGAKKMPETQHLPSSEVPLPSPSDRAA, from the coding sequence ATGCTCCTCAGCGACGTCTCCATTCGCCGGCCGGTCTTCACGGCCATGATGTCCCTCTGCCTCATCGTCCTCGGGGTGATGGGGTTCGGCCGCCTGGGCACGGACCTCTTCCCGGACGTCTCCATCCCGGTGGTGGTGGTCAACACCGTCTACAAGGGCGCGGGCCCCGGGGAGATCGAGACCCAGGTCATCAAGCACATCGAGGATGCCGCCGCGGGCATCAGCGGCGTGGACAAGATCCACTCGTTCAGCCGCGAGAACATGGGCACGGTGGTGGTGCAGTTCAAGCTGTCGACGAACCTGGACCGGGCGGTGCAGGAGGTGCGCGACAAGGTCTCGGGCGTGGCCAACAAGCTGCCCCGGGACGCGGACTCGCCGGTGGTCAGCCGCGTGGATATCTCGGCGGTGGCGGTGCTCACCTACGCGGCGAGCGCCCAGGCCGATTCGCGCACGGTGCGCAAGCTCATCGAGGACAAGCTCAAGCCTTCGCTCGCGCAGCTCGAGGGCGTGGCCGACGTGCGCATCAACGGCGGTGACGTGCGGGAAATCCAGGTGGACATCGACCTGGAGAAGGCGCGCGCGGTGGGCGTGTCCGCCACGGACGTGGGCCAGCGCATCGGCATGGAGAACCTGGACCTGCCCGCGGGCCGGTTGCAGCTGGGCTCCACGGAGTTGACGGTGCGCTCGCTCGGCCAGTTCAAGACCGTGGACGAGCTGCGCCAGCTGCCGGTGGCCCAGAGCCGCACGGGCGCGCAGGTGCGGCTCGAGGAGATCGCCACCGTGACGGACGGCGCGGCCGAGCGGCGCACCACGACGCGCCTCAACGGCAACGACGCGGTCATCCTGGAGGTGGTCAAGCAGCCCGGCTCCAACACGGTGGCGGTGAGTGACGCGGTGAAGAAGGCCATGGCGACCATTGGTCCCTCGCTGGGCCATGACTTCCAGGCCACGCTCATCATCGACCAGTCGGTGCCCATCAAGGAGAACGCCCACGAGGTGTGGATCGCGCTCATCTTCGGTGGCGCGATGGCGGTGCTCATCATCCTCATGTTCCTGCTGGACCCGCGCGGCACGTTCATCTCGTCGCTCGCGCTGCCCACGTCCGTCATCGGCACGTTCTTCGTGATGTACCTGCTCAACTACTCGCTCAATCAGATGACGCTGCTGGCGCTGTCGCTCGCCATCGGCCTGCTCATCGACGACGCGGTGGTGGTGCGCGAGGCCATCACCCACCGGCTGGAGATGGGCGAGGATCCGGTGTCCGCCGCGTCCAAGGGCACGCGGGACGTGGGCCTGGCGGTGCTCGCCACCACGCTCGCCCTGGTGGCGGTGTTCGTCCCGGTGGCCTTCATGCCCGGCATGGTGGGCCAGTTCCTCCAGCAGTTCGGCATCACCATCTCGGTGGCGGTGCTCATCTCGCTCTTCATCTCCTTCACGCTGGACCCGATGCTCTCCGCGCGTCTGGCCAAGCAGCGCAAGCCCGGCGAGCACCACCAGGAGAACGCCCTGGCGCGCTCCATCCGGGGCCTCCTGGATGGCAGCGAGCGCGTCTACGCGCGCATCCTCCGCTCGGTGCTCAACCACAAGTGGCTCACGATGGGCGTCACCCTGGGCATCATGGTCGTGTCCTTTGGCGCGGCCAGCCGCCTGGGCGTGGAATTCATGGCGCCCGAGGATCGCTCGCAGTTCCTCGTGCAGCTCATCCTGCCGGATGCCTCGAACCTGGAGCAGACGGGGGCGCGCGTGGCGCAGGCGGAGCAGGTCCTGCGCGGCATCCCCGAGGTGACGGACATCTACTCCATCGTGGGAGAGAACGGCGACGTCAACAAGGCGCGCATCCGGGTGCTCACCACGGAGAAGCACGCGCGCACCCGGGGCATCCAGGAGATCAAGGACGAGGCGCGCAGCCGGCTCGTGCCCGAGCTGGTCGCCACCCGCGTGATGATGATGGATCCCCCCATCGTCGACGGCCTGGGCGGTGACTTCTACCCCATCATCGTGCGCGTCACCGGTCCGGACCTGGCGAAGATTCACGAGGAGTCCGAGCGGCTCGCGCAGTACCTGCGCGACATTCCCGGCACGGCGGACGTGCGCGTGGACTTCAATCCGCCCAAGCCCGAGCTGGCCATCGAGATCGACCGGGCGCGCGCCAAGGATCTGGGACTGAGCGCCGCGGGGCTGGCGATGCAGATGCGTCTGGCCGTCGGCGGCGACGTGTCCGCCAAGCTGCGCGAGGGCGTGGACGAGACGGACATCCGCGTGCGGCTGTCCGAGCGGGATCGCAACACGCCCGAGCGGGTGGGGCAGCTCCTGGTCGCCACGCCCCGGGGCATGGTGCCGGTGTCGGACGTGGCCCGGGTGGAGCTGCGCGATGGCCCGAGCGTCATCGAGCACGAGAACCGCCAGCGGCAGATCGCCATCTACTCGCAGCTCAAGGGCGCGCCCCTGGGCGACGTGGCCAACCAGTTCCGCGCCAAGGTGGCCGCGCAGCCGCTGCCGCCGGGCTACTCGCTCATCTACGACGGGCAGATGAAGATGCTCAGCGAGCAGAACGATGCCTTCGGCTCGGCGTTCATCCTGGCCTTCGTCTTCATCTACATGGTGCTCGCCAGCCAGTTCGAGTCCTTCAAGCACCCCTTCACCATCATGGTGTCCTTGCCGCTGGCGCTCGTGGGCGCGCTGCTGGGCCTGTATTTCGGCGGCTTCCACGTGTCCCTGGGCGCGATGATCGGCATCATCCTGCTCATGGGCCTGGTGACGAAGAACGCCATCCTCCTGGTGGACGGAGCCCTGCAGTACCTGCGAGAGGGCGCCACGGTGGATGAAGCGCTCATGAAGGCGGGCCCGCGCCGTCTGCGTCCCATCCTCATGACGAGCGCCGCCATGGCCATCGGCATGGTGCCCACCGCCATCGGCCAGGGCGTGGGCTCCGAGTTCCGCGCCCCCATGGCCATCTCCGTCATCGGCGGTGTCATCACCTCCACCTTCCTCACCCTGTTGGTGGTGCCCGTGGTGTTCGCGGGCATGGAGCGCCTGGGCTTCTCCCGGTCTGGCGCGAAGAAGATGCCCGAGACCCAGCACCTGCCCTCCTCCGAAGTGCCGTTGCCGTCGCCGTCCGACCGCGCCGCCTAG